Proteins found in one Misgurnus anguillicaudatus chromosome 3, ASM2758022v2, whole genome shotgun sequence genomic segment:
- the morc3b gene encoding MORC family CW-type zinc finger protein 3b isoform X3, translating into MVELHIEVNKPFLFGFSEKKAVRGHIPVGVYGNGFKSGSMRLGKDAIVFTKTRDTMSVGLLSQSYLEAIGAQRVMVPIITFRRDGHNHVEDGASLRAILKHSLFSSEKELFTELRAISATGPTGTRIIIWNLRTSTNGDTEFDFDTDKYDIQIRANFINGRGNSSLIMIPESEYSLRAYCSILYLKPRMQIIVRGQRVKTQLICKSLALIAQDNYRPSFLNKRVRITFGYNTRSKEHYGIMMYHKNRLIKSYVKVSCQSKTERKGVGVIGVIECNFLQPTHNKQDFDDTDKYRKTMHNLSIKLEEYWNEIRYKRKKEDPKGTVAIEDVLKVPDQVWVQCDSCLKWRRLPDGIPALPEKWFCHMNHDPQFRSCLVEEELEDEEEDQKPYPKPFKRQRRNCLSEENEPEKTQTEDFQAELTTSQAQLTLSRQPPDMGQSESNRSLAERSPLPLINLTAISNSLRRAKQRSSSIETQTEVSSISSAPLPSPKQELSSQAHRRPALKEERKTQSDTLVSKAESGVMKGFESHQGPAATEEMCEGDASFRTGEEYSSAVEEIIASPLKNEKRGVLHDEMEDEDEEWSLAEAQRWQDEPMELMQKAVEERDACREELEVLREHGAALEAERKQLISRLEMVEAEKLSLSALCDQLKSELSALAVEKDEQSTLQRLRVNLSRLLVSFIPSLHLETVDYNSDVIDQMLIQVLENIN; encoded by the exons CTTTGGATTCAGTGAGAAGAAAGCAGTTAGAGGTCACATTCCAGTCGGCGTTTACGGTAACGGGTTCAAATCAGGTTCCATGCGTCTGGGAAAAGATGCCATCGTTTTCACCAAGACCAGAGACACAATGAGTGTGGGTCTCCTCTCCCAGTCTTACCTTGAAGCCATCGGAGCCCAGCGAGTCATGGTGCCCATCATCACGTTTAGACGTGACGGACATAACCA TGTGGAGGATGGAGCCAGTCTGAGAGCGATCCTCAAGCATTCACTCTTTAGCTCGGAAAAAGAGCTGTTCACAGAGCTCCGAGCCATCAGCGCCACCGGCCCCACAGGAACACGGATCATCATATGGAATCTGCGCAC GTCCACAAATGGTGATACCGAATTTGACTTTGACACCGATAAATACGACATACAGATCAGAGCAAACTTCATCAATGGGAGGGGTAACAGCAGTCTCATCATGATCCCGGAGAGTGAATACTCATTACGG GCATACTGTAGCATTTTATACCTAAAGCCTCGCATGCAAATTATTGTTCGTGGGCAGCGAGTTAAAACCCAACTGATATGCAAAAGTCTGGCTCTTATCGCCCAAGACAACTACAGACCATCATTCCTT AACAAGCGGGTACGCATCACCTTTGGCTACAACACCAGAAGCAAAGAGCATTATGGGATTATGATGTACCATAAGAACAGGCTAATAAAATCATATGTGAAAGTGAGCTGCCAAAGTAAG ACCGAAAGGAAAGGTGTGGGAGTCATTGGCGTTATTGAGTGTAATTTTCTCCAACCCACTCACAATAAGCAAGACTTTGATGACACCGATAAATACAG GAAGACGATGCACAATCTCAGTATTAAGCTGGAGGAGTACTGGAACGAAATCCGCTACAAGCGAAAGAAAGAGGATCCAAAAGGCACAGTGGCAATAGAAGATGTGTT GAAAGTTCCAGATCAGGTGTGGGTTCAGTGTGACAGCTGCTTAAAGTGGAGAAGACTTCCAGATGGCATCCCTGCGCTGCCAGAGAAATGGTTCTGCCACATGAACCATGATCCACAGTTCAG GAGCTGTTTAGTAGAGGAAGAACTAGAGGATGAAGAGGAGGACCAGAAGCCGTACCCTAAACCATTTAAACGCCA GCGGAGAAACTGTCTGTCAGAAGAGAATGAACCAGAG AAAACACAGACTGAGGACTTTCAGGCAGAGCTAACAACCAGTCAGGCACAACTCACCCTGTCCAGACAGCCACCAGACATGGGCCAATCTG aATCAAACCGGTCACTAGCGGAGAGGTCACCACTGCCCCTCATCAACCTGACCGCTATCTCCAACTCTCTTAGAAG AGCAAAACAACGGTCATCTTCCATTGAAACCCAGACCGAGGTGTCGTCAATCTCTTCTGCCCCCCTTCCAAGCCCAAAACAAGAGCTCTCGTCTCAGGCACACCGCAGGCCTGCTTTGAAAGAGGAGAGAAAGACTCAATCCGACACACTTGTGAGCAAAGCTGAGAGCGGCGTGATGAAAGGATTCGAGTCGCATCAGGGGCCCGCCGCTACGGAGGAGATGTGCGAAGGAGATGCATCATTCAGGACGGGAGAGGAATACAGCTCGGCTGTGGAGGAGATAATTGCATCGCCTCTGAAAAATGAGAAGAGAGGAGTATTGCATGACGAGATGGAGGACGAGGATGAGGAATGGAGCTTGGCAGAGGCGCAACGGTGGCAAGATGAGCCGATGGAACTGATGCAGAAGGCAGTGGAAGAAAGAGATGCCTGTCGGGAGGAACTGGAAGTGCTTCGAGAGCACGGTGCCGCTCTAGAGGCCGAAAGGAAACAGCTCATCAGCAGG CTGGAGATGGTAGAAGCAGAGAAGCTCAGTCTTTCAGCCTTATGTGATCAGCTCAAGAGTGAACTATCAGCGCTCGCGGTGGAAAAAGATGAGCAGTCGACGCTGCAGAGACTGCGTGTAAACCTGAGCCGCCTGCTGGTGTCTTTCATCCCCTCACTTCATCTAGAAACTGTGGACTACAACAGTGATGTCATCGATCAGATGCTCATTCAAGTTCTAGAAAACATTAATTAG